In one Chionomys nivalis chromosome 13, mChiNiv1.1, whole genome shotgun sequence genomic region, the following are encoded:
- the LOC130885738 gene encoding serpin B9-like, with protein MNTLSEANGTFAIQVLKILCQNNPSKNVCYSPVSISSALAMVLLGAKGDTAVQMSQALGLNTEKDIHQGFQELLSNLNEPSRKYLLRMANRLFAENTCKILPTYKESCLQFYHSELEQLSFAKAPEESRKHINTWVSKQTEGKIPELLSGGSVNSMTRLVLVNALYFKGKWDQQFNKEDTREMSFKINKKEERPVQMMYQEDRFNHAYLKEVQAQVLEMPYEDLELSLLVLLPNDDVDLSKVENSLTFEKLMAWTKPGFMRSTDVEVFLPKFKLQEDYDMESVFQHLGMVDVFQDSKADLSGMSPERDLCVSKCVHKSVVEVNEEGTEAAAASSIIVRACCASIVPTFRADHPFLFFIRHNKTNSFLFCGRFSSP; from the exons ATGAACACTCTGTCTGAAGCAAACGGCACCTTTGCCATCCAGGTTTTAAAGATCCTTTGTCAGAACAACCCCTCGAAAAATGTATGTTACTCTCCTGTGAGCATCTCCTCTGCTCTAGCTATGGTCCTCTTGGGGGCGAAGGGAGACACTGCAGTCCAGATGTCTCAG GCACTTGGtttaaacacagagaaagacattcaTCAAGGCTTCCAGGAGCTTCTCAGTAATCTGAACGAGCCCAGCAGAAAGTACTTGCTTAGAATGGCCAATAGGCTCTTTGCAGAGAATACCTGTAAAATCCTCCCA ACCTATAAGGAGTCCTGTCTTCAGTTCTACCACTCGGAGCTGGAGCAGCTGTCGTTTGCCAAAGCTCCAGAGGAGTCCAGGAAGCACATAAACACGTGGGTCTCCAAACAGACTGAAG GGAAAATTCCAGAGTTGCTGTCAGGAGGCTCAGTTAATTCAATGACCAGGCTGGTTCTTGTCAACGCGTTATACTTCAAAGGAAAGTGGGATCAACAATTTAACAAGGAAGACACAAGGGAAATGTCCTTTAAAATTAACAAG AAGGAGGAAAGACCAGTGCAGATGATGTATCAGGAAGACAGATTCAACCACGCCTACTTGAAGGAAGTACAGGCACAGGTGCTGGAGATGCCCTATGAGGACCTGGAGCTGAGCTTGTTGGTCCTGCTCCCAAATGATGATGTGGACCTCAGCaag GTGGAAAACAGTCTCACTTTTGAGAAGTTAATGGCCTGGACCAAACCAGGCTTTATGAGAAGCACTGATGTTGAGGTTTTCCTTCCAAAATTTAAACTGCAAGAGGATTATGACATGGAGTCTGTGTTTCAGCACCTGGGAATGGTGGATGTCTTCCAAGACAGCAAGGCTGATTTATCAGGAATGTCTCCAGAGAGAGACCTGTGTGTGTCCAAGTGTGTTCACAAGAGTGTTGTGGAGGTCAATGAAGAAGGCACCGAGGCTGCAGCAGCTTCTTCAATCATAGTTCGAGCTTGCTGCGCCTCCATTGTTCCAACGTTCCGTGCAGAccaccccttccttttcttcatcaGGCACAACAAAACCAATAGCTTCCTGTTCTGTGGCAGGTTCTCCTCTCCATAA